The stretch of DNA TAGATTAGCACCTGTTTTGAATGTTAACATGTACATTGCATCTTCAATTTTATATGTAATTTCTCTTTTGATATCCATAAAATTATATGAAAGCAGGGATTGGTAATATCATGATTGCTCTGATAATTAAAGACTTAAAACTCTCAATAAAAATGAATTTTTTCACAATAATTTATGGGTTATTTGTTTCTTGCGTGGGGATTTCTCTTGCTCAACACCTGTTAGCTGATACAATGTATATACTTTCTATTGTGATAATGGTATTTATAATGACGATATATACGAATGGATTTGAAGACAGATACAATACCCAGATAGTGCTCAACAGCTTCCCTATAAACAGGGACAATATAGTAATGGGAAAATATCTTACACTGATGGCTTATATAATTATCAATTGTATCGTTATATTTGTATTTACTAACATCTTAAAGGCAGCCGGATTTGCCCAAGGCAATACTGTAAGCATATTGAATTTGATAATAGCCGGATGCATATGTCTTGTATTTTATTCTGTTTATTATCCATTTTATTTTAAGTTGGGAGAAGGCATTAGAACCTTTAACCAAGTATTATGGGCCATGATGTTTATACTTCCCGCAGCAATATCAAAAATAGGAAAAAAGATGGAAAGCAATGGGATGTTAGTAGAAATCTATAATAAATTATCAACCTTAAATTTATATAGTATAGCCTTGATAGTTTTAATATTAACCCTTGTGATGTTTTATACATCTCTTCAAATCTCTAAAAAATTATATAGAATGCGAGAGTTTTAATAAGCAAAACTCTCGCATTCTATATAATTTGATTTTTATTGTGATAAATCAGGAAATCTCTTTAAATGCTCTAACTCAAAAATCCATTCAGGGGTTATTAGTTTTTTAGCATCTTTTAGTGAATACCATGGACTTATACTTGTATCGTTGGGATTGATAAGTATTTGAGTTTGTTGGGCCGGCATATAGGATTGTGCAAGCATGAATATCTTTTCATTATCATCGTTCACTGCCATATCAACTACTATAACAGCATGACCCGGATTCCCACCTATAATGAATACATCACCTATTTCCATTTCCTTCACATCTATAGGTTTCAATTCCTTTTCTAAAGATGCTGTACCTGCATAGGCCATCACCATATCCATATATTTTCTAAAGTCTTGATAGGTATTGGATGGCTGTGTAGCTTTATAATAACTTACATTATTGCCTTCAACTTTTATCCTGTATCCTTCCATCCATTTTTTGTATTCTGCTTTAAAACCTGATACAAAACTAAAGCTGATATCCTGATATCTGCCTATAGAGTAAAGGTACTCCCCCCTTAAAAGCATGATAGCATCTGCGCATTGATGAAGATCCCTATCTCCAATTTCTACATCTATGACACTATCATAAATCCCTTTCGCATTCTTTTCTCTGCCATCATAATATAAAACTTTTTTTCCATAAGGTTTTAACTTTTGATTTCTCAAAAACTCCCCAAAGCTGTTTTCTGCAACCTGCAATCTAGTATATCCTTCAGGTACAAAATATCTTTTCTCTATAGTCATCCCTTCGGGATTAATTATTCTTTTCAGATCTTCTGCTTCCCCATGTGCATTATTCTCTTCAGATAAAATCCGCCCTAAGTATCTTGTATTTTTATTCGCCAAGAAAAAATAATCTATTATAGTTATAATGACTGCACTAACTATAACCATCATCATAATTAAACTAATTCGCCTAATATTCTTTTTCAATATTTATCCTCTCTTCATTTTGTTCTCATTACAAATCTATTAAGTCAAAGGAACACTTGTATCATCATAATCATTTACAAGTGATACCCCTAACTGGTTATAAGTCTTCAAATGCTGGGTAAGGTTTGTGTTTTGTAGTTTTATTAGATCGCTATAATCTCCATAGTGCTTTATAATTTTAGAAGCAAGCCCCCTTATCTTTTTGCCTGTTACAGGCATTGTACAGTATTCCTCAATAGAGGGAGAAAATAAATTTCCGTCCTGTGCCTGCTCATATTTTTCAAGAATATACTCGTCATTTTCATCTTTGACATAGGTTATAGCTACAGGAATAACACTGCCGCCAACACTTTTTAATTCTTTTCCGAACAGACGGTAAATGCTATCGTACACCGTCGCGAAAACTTTAAGCTTGTTCTCTTGCTTATAACTTCCGTGAAGATGTACGGCAGGAACTAAAAAACCTCCTTCTTTACGATAACCACTGTTCTGTGAAAGTTCGGTATCATAGACGAGCTTCAGCACAGGATCATCCCCTGAATACTTGAAATCAGGCAATCTGATCTCTTGTCCCATATTATCAAGCTTGCCCTCCAGCATTTGCAGCAATAGATATGCCCCAAAATTATGCTTTTCTAAAAACTCCAATCCGTTATTTTTCTCTAAATGAATTGCATATTCCTTATACTCATCATACCATTCTTGTCCTGTTGTTACATCCAGCGCAAGATCATCTTTTGCAAGTATATTACGGCAAACCGCCATCATCAAATGACCCTTTAGGCTTGTTTGCCCTCCTTGCTCAAAGATATTGAAACAATAAACTAGGGCACTATCACCATAGCTTACAATTTCGTCGAATACCTTTTGGTTTGCTGCGATATAGTCACTTGGGTTAGATGAATTTTTAGGGCTTTTTATTAATTTTTCAAAAAGCGTATCAAGAGTAGGTCTGGTATAAATCTTAGCAGGACCATCTACACCACCTACGTGTGATATACTATCAGGGGATGATAGGTCTACATCTTCATCTTTAGGATTGGACATAAGCCCAACACAAACTGCAACAACAGCGACAACAGCAATCACCACCACCAAAAACACTGGCTTTTTGTAGTTTAAAATATTCTTTATCCTACCTTTTGTATCATTTTCACCGAATGCAAGGGGGCACCCGCCTACAATACGCCTACCTGTAGAAAGAGCCAGTAATGATGAAGAATAATCCTTTTTAATATCGCTGCCCAGCTGCTTGATTACGCTTTCATCACAGGACAGTTCCATATCCTGCCCCATAAGAAAAAACGCTACCCAAACAAGAGGATTAAACCAATGAACACACAACACTAAAAAGGCAAAAGGTTTGATGAGGTAGTCAAGCCTTTTGATGTGTATCTGTTCATGCTTTATAATATAAGGTTTTTCATTTTGAGAAAGCCCTATTGGAAGATAAATTTTTGGTC from Clostridia bacterium encodes:
- a CDS encoding ABC-2 transporter permease, with product MIALIIKDLKLSIKMNFFTIIYGLFVSCVGISLAQHLLADTMYILSIVIMVFIMTIYTNGFEDRYNTQIVLNSFPINRDNIVMGKYLTLMAYIIINCIVIFVFTNILKAAGFAQGNTVSILNLIIAGCICLVFYSVYYPFYFKLGEGIRTFNQVLWAMMFILPAAISKIGKKMESNGMLVEIYNKLSTLNLYSIALIVLILTLVMFYTSLQISKKLYRMREF
- a CDS encoding DUF4846 domain-containing protein, which produces MTIEKRYFVPEGYTRLQVAENSFGEFLRNQKLKPYGKKVLYYDGREKNAKGIYDSVIDVEIGDRDLHQCADAIMLLRGEYLYSIGRYQDISFSFVSGFKAEYKKWMEGYRIKVEGNNVSYYKATQPSNTYQDFRKYMDMVMAYAGTASLEKELKPIDVKEMEIGDVFIIGGNPGHAVIVVDMAVNDDNEKIFMLAQSYMPAQQTQILINPNDTSISPWYSLKDAKKLITPEWIFELEHLKRFPDLSQ
- a CDS encoding M56 family metallopeptidase, whose amino-acid sequence is MDKLFLQMLNMSVTASYAIIIVIIARLFLKKVPKVFSYALWSVVLFRLICPISFESIFSLIPINKNTIPQHIVYQQRPQIQSGLNAIDQTVNNLLPAPTIGESANPLQIWMAVGKAVWIFGIVVLLIYFIVTSVKLYSRVKYARHIKDNVYEMDIIETPFVFGIIRPKIYLPIGLSQNEKPYIIKHEQIHIKRLDYLIKPFAFLVLCVHWFNPLVWVAFFLMGQDMELSCDESVIKQLGSDIKKDYSSSLLALSTGRRIVGGCPLAFGENDTKGRIKNILNYKKPVFLVVVIAVVAVVAVCVGLMSNPKDEDVDLSSPDSISHVGGVDGPAKIYTRPTLDTLFEKLIKSPKNSSNPSDYIAANQKVFDEIVSYGDSALVYCFNIFEQGGQTSLKGHLMMAVCRNILAKDDLALDVTTGQEWYDEYKEYAIHLEKNNGLEFLEKHNFGAYLLLQMLEGKLDNMGQEIRLPDFKYSGDDPVLKLVYDTELSQNSGYRKEGGFLVPAVHLHGSYKQENKLKVFATVYDSIYRLFGKELKSVGGSVIPVAITYVKDENDEYILEKYEQAQDGNLFSPSIEEYCTMPVTGKKIRGLASKIIKHYGDYSDLIKLQNTNLTQHLKTYNQLGVSLVNDYDDTSVPLT